From Sebaldella sp. S0638, the proteins below share one genomic window:
- a CDS encoding metallophosphoesterase, producing the protein MKNTNSRKRLKIRELIYLILGFCVFTVILTVSMKNIYWFTAYILLCVSFVIYGVYENSTIHTKDLVIESDKIPLGFENMKIIFFADIQMDYFYTKNRKKIRKIVNFINKEKPDIILFGGDYINKARGTETVFEELGFLKAGKGIYTVYGNHDYYDYKKITSRLKEQGINILKNNSAEIKTENGSIVIAGIDDYLRGTPDIEKALGGSGDMFTILLCHNPDYFEIMPEEAKEKTDIILSGHTHGGQLNLFGFAPFVPSRYGSKYRYGMKETKNSKIYITSGLGGVVFPMRFMARPEIVNLVLKKK; encoded by the coding sequence ATGAAAAATACCAACAGCAGAAAAAGACTGAAAATAAGAGAGTTAATTTATCTGATTTTGGGATTCTGTGTTTTTACAGTAATTCTTACGGTAAGTATGAAAAATATTTACTGGTTTACAGCATATATATTGTTATGTGTTTCTTTTGTTATTTATGGTGTATATGAAAACAGCACCATTCATACAAAGGATTTGGTAATAGAATCTGATAAGATTCCTTTAGGTTTTGAGAATATGAAAATTATATTTTTTGCTGATATTCAGATGGATTATTTTTATACAAAAAACAGAAAGAAAATAAGAAAAATAGTAAATTTCATTAATAAGGAAAAACCGGATATAATTTTGTTCGGCGGTGATTATATTAATAAAGCACGCGGGACAGAGACAGTATTTGAAGAGCTGGGATTTTTGAAAGCCGGTAAGGGTATTTATACGGTTTATGGTAATCACGATTATTATGATTACAAAAAAATAACTTCCAGACTAAAAGAACAGGGAATAAATATATTGAAAAACAACAGTGCGGAAATAAAAACAGAGAATGGAAGCATTGTCATAGCTGGGATAGATGATTATCTGAGAGGAACTCCCGATATAGAAAAGGCATTGGGCGGCTCCGGCGATATGTTCACGATTTTACTCTGCCATAATCCTGACTATTTTGAAATAATGCCGGAAGAGGCAAAGGAGAAAACGGATATAATCCTGTCCGGGCATACACACGGAGGACAGCTGAATTTATTTGGTTTTGCACCTTTTGTTCCTTCAAGATATGGAAGTAAGTATAGATACGGAATGAAAGAAACAAAAAACAGCAAAATATATATCACTTCAGGTCTTGGAGGGGTTGTTTTTCCTATGAGATTCATGGCAAGGCCTGAGATAGTGAATCTGGTACTGAAGAAAAAATAA
- the cysK gene encoding cysteine synthase A — translation MVYENLLDLVGNTPIIKLNNIFNDENIADIYVKLESFNLGNSVKDRAALGMIEAAEKAGRLRPGGTIVEPTSGNTGISLALISSLKGYKIIIIMPDTMSVERRSIIAAYGAEIILTDGNKGMKGAIEKAEELLRDNPDYFMPQQFENPANPEKHYETTGEEIIRDLPDLDAFVAGVGTGGTITGTGKKLKEFNPDIKVIAVEPVDSAVLSGERPGKHKLQGIGAGFIPKILDLSVIDEIIRISNDKAFEFCRVISRQNALFLGISSGAAIAAAYETAKRLGKGKKVLALSPDNGEKYLSTDVYK, via the coding sequence ATGGTTTATGAAAACCTGCTTGATCTAGTTGGTAACACGCCAATTATCAAGTTAAACAATATTTTTAATGATGAAAATATTGCTGATATTTATGTTAAACTTGAAAGTTTTAATTTAGGAAACAGTGTAAAAGACAGAGCCGCACTTGGGATGATCGAAGCTGCTGAAAAGGCCGGCAGACTCAGACCGGGCGGAACTATTGTAGAACCCACAAGTGGTAATACGGGTATTTCTCTAGCACTTATCTCGTCACTAAAGGGATATAAGATTATTATTATTATGCCTGATACCATGAGTGTGGAACGCAGAAGCATAATCGCCGCATATGGTGCCGAAATTATTCTTACAGACGGAAACAAAGGAATGAAAGGCGCTATTGAAAAGGCCGAAGAGCTTCTAAGGGATAACCCTGATTATTTTATGCCGCAGCAATTTGAAAACCCGGCAAATCCTGAAAAGCATTACGAGACTACAGGAGAAGAAATTATCAGAGATTTGCCCGATTTGGATGCCTTTGTGGCAGGTGTGGGAACCGGCGGAACAATTACCGGAACAGGAAAAAAACTTAAGGAGTTTAACCCTGATATAAAGGTTATTGCTGTAGAGCCTGTTGACTCTGCTGTTCTTTCGGGAGAAAGACCGGGAAAGCATAAACTTCAGGGAATCGGTGCCGGTTTTATTCCGAAAATTCTGGACTTATCAGTTATTGATGAAATTATCAGAATTTCAAATGATAAAGCCTTTGAATTCTGCCGTGTTATTTCCAGACAAAATGCATTGTTTTTGGGAATTTCTTCCGGAGCAGCCATTGCCGCTGCATATGAAACAGCCAAAAGGCTCGGCAAAGGAAAAAAAGTACTTGCTCTCTCTCCTGATAACGGAGAAAAATATCTTTCAACGGATGTTTATAAATAA